In a single window of the Massilia oculi genome:
- a CDS encoding Lrp/AsnC ligand binding domain-containing protein: MRVQKASNRILDRIDLHILSILQQDARIVMKDLAEQVGLSLTPCIERVKRMERDGVIQGYYARINPQALGMQILVFVEINLHQKSDKAFERFRRAMLAIPEVMECHLVSGDFDYLIKARIPEMSEYRRLLGEILHVADAGQSKSYVVMEELKETLALSIPR, encoded by the coding sequence ATGCGCGTACAAAAAGCCTCGAACCGCATCCTGGACCGGATCGACCTGCACATCCTGTCCATCCTGCAGCAGGATGCGCGGATCGTGATGAAGGACCTGGCCGAGCAGGTCGGGCTGTCGCTGACGCCCTGCATCGAGCGGGTCAAGCGCATGGAGCGCGACGGCGTCATCCAGGGCTACTACGCGCGCATCAATCCGCAGGCGCTGGGCATGCAGATCCTGGTATTCGTCGAGATCAACCTGCACCAGAAATCCGACAAGGCCTTCGAACGCTTCCGGCGCGCGATGCTGGCCATTCCCGAAGTGATGGAATGCCACCTGGTGTCGGGGGACTTCGACTACCTGATCAAGGCGCGCATCCCCGAGATGTCCGAATACCGGCGCCTGCTGGGCGAGATCCTGCATGTGGCCGACGCCGGCCAGTCGAAGAGCTATGTGGTGATGGAAGAGCTGAAGGAAACGCTGGCGCTGTCGATTCCGCGCTGA
- a CDS encoding hybrid sensor histidine kinase/response regulator, which produces MRAVAGPVLSLRHLLILLTAIGLLPLVLLGVWTIHGAGLYLEQEQERMMVGHARALSSAVDAELDATVAALSGIAKSPQLASGDLRAFHETARRMSRADWLGVVLSGADGQPLFRTMAQYGAPPARIADPGSLRQAMEQRRPVAGRVARGQGGRPAVPVRVPVTGPDGQPWVLSAVVQPDRFLDVIARQRIPADSVIAVMDGSGALVARSRDQEHTVVGAPSASLTALMKGGGPEGVGATSTLEGDDVVSAYTTSPRYGWVVAVGAPSAGFGVGFFQRFAVYVLGAWVVLSACIGLASWLSGRIVRRIDSVQAGATALGSARTVRVAPSRIKEIREMGQALEAAASRRAAQEEERSRLLASLEEALAQARQAGQAKDAFLAMLGHELRNPLSPILTSLDLMDLRKEPGSQRERAVMRRQVTHLRRLVDDLLDVSRIASGKLAIETRPLNLAELARHAVAALPGEPIALEAPPEVWVIGDETRLVQVLGNLLSNAARFGSSDTRVSLAVVAGEAVLGVSDNGAGMAPELLARVFEPFYQAPQPLARRTGGLGLGLAIVREIAQLHGGRVAAYSAGPGAGSRFEVILPLGAPGVAREPDALAPAAQGRRILLVDDNEDAAAASALLLRHLGHAVQVAHSAAQARALALVEPPEVAILDIGLPDMDGYALAAALREDAGVSAAGVPAAGAAGAALRLVALTGYGQQADVARALAAGFDVHLTKPATIEALQEAVAVAGAWASDAGTAVKA; this is translated from the coding sequence ATGCGCGCCGTTGCCGGACCCGTCCTGTCCCTTCGACACCTGCTGATCCTGCTCACCGCGATCGGCCTGTTGCCGCTGGTCCTGCTGGGCGTCTGGACCATCCACGGCGCCGGCCTGTACCTGGAGCAGGAGCAGGAAAGGATGATGGTCGGCCATGCGCGCGCGCTGTCGAGCGCGGTCGACGCCGAGCTGGACGCCACCGTGGCGGCCCTGAGCGGCATTGCCAAGAGTCCCCAGCTCGCGAGCGGCGACCTGCGCGCCTTCCACGAGACCGCGCGCCGCATGTCGCGCGCCGACTGGCTGGGGGTGGTGCTCAGCGGCGCCGACGGGCAGCCCCTGTTTCGCACCATGGCCCAGTACGGGGCGCCGCCGGCCCGCATCGCCGATCCGGGCAGCCTGCGCCAGGCGATGGAGCAGCGTCGCCCGGTGGCCGGCCGCGTCGCGCGCGGACAGGGCGGGCGCCCGGCGGTGCCGGTGCGGGTCCCGGTCACCGGGCCCGACGGCCAGCCCTGGGTCTTGAGCGCCGTGGTCCAGCCGGACCGCTTCCTGGACGTGATCGCGCGCCAGAGGATTCCCGCCGATTCCGTGATCGCCGTGATGGATGGCAGCGGCGCGCTGGTGGCGCGCTCGCGCGACCAGGAGCACACCGTGGTCGGCGCGCCCAGCGCCTCGCTCACGGCGCTGATGAAGGGCGGGGGGCCGGAAGGCGTGGGTGCCACCAGCACGCTCGAAGGCGACGACGTGGTCAGCGCCTACACCACCTCGCCGCGCTACGGCTGGGTGGTGGCGGTGGGCGCCCCCAGCGCCGGTTTCGGGGTGGGCTTCTTCCAGCGCTTCGCGGTCTACGTGCTCGGCGCCTGGGTGGTGTTGAGCGCCTGCATCGGGCTGGCCTCGTGGCTCTCCGGGCGCATCGTGCGCCGCATCGACAGCGTGCAGGCCGGGGCCACCGCCCTGGGCAGCGCGCGCACGGTGAGGGTGGCGCCGTCGCGGATCAAGGAAATCCGCGAGATGGGCCAGGCGCTGGAGGCCGCGGCCAGCCGCCGCGCCGCCCAGGAAGAGGAGCGTTCGCGCCTGCTGGCGTCGCTCGAGGAAGCGCTGGCCCAGGCGCGCCAGGCCGGCCAGGCCAAGGACGCTTTCCTGGCCATGCTGGGCCACGAGCTGCGCAATCCGCTCAGCCCGATCCTGACCTCGCTCGACCTGATGGACTTGCGCAAGGAGCCAGGCAGCCAGCGCGAGCGCGCCGTCATGCGGCGCCAGGTGACCCATCTGCGGCGACTGGTCGACGACCTGCTGGACGTCTCGCGCATCGCTTCCGGCAAGCTGGCGATCGAGACCCGCCCGCTGAACCTGGCCGAACTGGCGCGTCACGCGGTGGCGGCCCTGCCGGGCGAGCCCATCGCCCTGGAGGCGCCGCCGGAGGTCTGGGTCATCGGTGACGAGACCCGCCTGGTGCAGGTGCTGGGCAATCTGCTGTCGAACGCGGCCCGCTTCGGCAGCAGCGACACGCGCGTCAGCCTGGCGGTCGTCGCCGGCGAGGCGGTGCTGGGCGTGAGCGACAACGGCGCCGGCATGGCGCCGGAACTGCTGGCGCGCGTGTTCGAGCCGTTCTACCAGGCGCCGCAGCCGCTGGCGCGGCGCACCGGCGGCCTCGGGCTCGGCCTGGCGATCGTGCGCGAGATCGCCCAGCTGCATGGCGGCCGGGTCGCGGCCTACAGCGCCGGCCCGGGCGCCGGCAGCCGCTTCGAGGTGATCCTGCCGCTCGGCGCGCCCGGCGTGGCGCGCGAGCCGGACGCGCTGGCGCCGGCGGCGCAGGGGCGCCGCATCCTGCTGGTCGACGACAACGAGGATGCGGCCGCGGCCAGCGCCCTGCTGCTGCGCCACCTGGGCCATGCGGTGCAAGTCGCCCACAGCGCGGCCCAGGCGCGCGCGCTGGCCCTGGTCGAACCGCCCGAGGTGGCGATCCTCGACATCGGCCTGCCCGACATGGACGGCTACGCGCTGGCCGCGGCCTTGCGCGAGGATGCGGGAGTATCGGCTGCGGGAGTACCGGCTGCGGGCGCTGCCGGCGCCGCGCTGCGGCTGGTGGCGCTGACCGGGTACGGCCAGCAGGCCGACGTCGCGCGCGCGCTGGCGGCCGGCTTCGACGTGCACCTGACCAAGCCGGCGACCATCGAGGCGCTGCAGGAAGCGGTGGCGGTGGCTGGGGCCTGGGCATCCGACGCGGGGACGGCGGTGAAGGCGTAG